A stretch of the Thiocystis violascens DSM 198 genome encodes the following:
- the phoU gene encoding phosphate signaling complex protein PhoU, with translation MNEMQLLVEKKRETLREGILAMGDLVSTALRASLDALRGQDLALASQIIEGDEIINRERRALEQEALVVLAAHQPAGRDLRLIGASMEMIAELERVADHAADVARILLRAEGQAFPADPVDHIAAMGQMAASMFSDVMQAYARNANAEQARIAVAREDEVDAQERETIQEIAGWICGNPQTSMAGIELLWIAHHYERVADRATNIAERIIYIATGETPELN, from the coding sequence ATGAACGAGATGCAGCTGTTGGTCGAAAAAAAGCGCGAGACACTCCGAGAGGGCATCCTGGCGATGGGCGATCTGGTCTCGACGGCCCTGCGGGCGTCACTCGACGCACTGCGCGGACAGGATCTCGCGCTCGCGAGTCAAATTATCGAGGGCGATGAAATAATCAACCGCGAGCGTCGCGCCCTGGAGCAGGAGGCATTGGTGGTGCTGGCCGCGCATCAGCCCGCTGGCCGCGATCTGCGCCTGATCGGGGCCTCGATGGAGATGATCGCCGAACTCGAACGGGTCGCCGATCACGCCGCCGACGTCGCACGCATCCTCCTGCGGGCCGAGGGGCAGGCGTTTCCGGCGGATCCGGTCGACCACATCGCTGCCATGGGCCAGATGGCCGCGTCCATGTTCAGCGATGTCATGCAGGCCTATGCGCGAAATGCCAACGCGGAGCAGGCTCGTATCGCCGTGGCGCGCGAAGACGAGGTCGACGCTCAGGAGCGTGAAACGATCCAGGAAATCGCGGGCTGGATCTGCGGCAATCCGCAAACCTCGATGGCTGGAATCGAACTCTTATGGATCGCGCACCACTATGAGCGGGTGGCCGACCGGGCGACCAATATCGCCGAACGCATTATCTATATCGCCACTGGCGAGACGCCCGAGTTGAATTGA
- a CDS encoding methyl-accepting chemotaxis protein yields MSIRKSVTLVAISVTLVVAATLIVVAQFGQARLHERLAHEVTTSKNLLWSQVTERLYERMETGIADFEADFALRQALKQGDATGLRQAVDSLTNLIGDQGYFDQLYLFDAVQHPLCCSEGNQAPQDVASLMRVNFGSEKPLRSIGRNASGEPVALLTFTLSIRHQPIGAVVFQKPLTETLERFKTIDGSEVYLAGADGRLFAGTRPELFEQLGFALPPLGVSVLDTKTIGEATYSVAILPIQGIDGQPLAHLIGIADESAIHAAQRRFEWIAYSSVALLLVLAAIGLFWYMQHALRPLDQAVATVSRLADGDLSISFETNRQDEVGRLMRAMQTMVERIRDIVGHLHSASGDLHHSAGDMARLAATSKIQFDRQKAETGHVDLAVTQMASSAQEVATHTTRAVGATTEARQRIEHSRQILERTSDIIGVLAVEIDQAASVVLGLADRSQAVGNVLDVIRTIASQTNLLALNASIEAARAGEHGRGFAVVADEVRQLATRTHHSIQEIETMIGALQSSSKEAVGVIHANRDRAKQSVDHYGQAVLNLDAFSESVGILTDMTHQIASAAEEQSRMAEEIAASINQISLLAQEHADAAETGFDQSAHLNVLSDALRERVAYFRIH; encoded by the coding sequence ATGAGTATCCGCAAGAGCGTCACCCTGGTCGCCATTTCAGTCACGCTGGTCGTTGCCGCCACACTCATCGTCGTGGCCCAGTTTGGTCAGGCACGTCTGCACGAACGTCTGGCGCACGAGGTGACCACCAGTAAAAACCTGCTCTGGAGCCAGGTCACCGAACGACTCTACGAACGCATGGAAACCGGGATCGCGGACTTCGAGGCGGATTTCGCGCTCCGGCAGGCGTTGAAGCAAGGCGACGCCACCGGATTGCGGCAGGCGGTCGACTCGCTCACCAATCTGATTGGCGATCAAGGCTATTTCGATCAGCTTTATCTGTTCGACGCCGTGCAACATCCGCTCTGCTGTTCCGAGGGAAACCAGGCGCCGCAAGATGTCGCCTCGCTGATGCGGGTCAATTTCGGCAGCGAAAAACCGCTTCGGAGCATCGGTCGCAACGCCAGCGGCGAACCGGTCGCCCTCCTGACCTTCACGCTCTCGATCCGACACCAGCCCATCGGCGCCGTTGTCTTCCAGAAGCCACTGACCGAGACCCTGGAGCGATTCAAAACGATCGATGGCTCCGAGGTCTACCTGGCCGGGGCCGACGGTCGGTTATTCGCGGGAACTCGCCCGGAGCTGTTCGAGCAACTCGGTTTCGCGCTGCCGCCCTTGGGCGTAAGCGTTCTGGACACGAAAACCATCGGCGAAGCGACCTATTCCGTCGCCATCCTGCCCATTCAGGGTATCGACGGACAACCGCTCGCCCATCTGATCGGCATTGCCGACGAGAGCGCCATCCATGCCGCGCAGCGCCGCTTCGAATGGATCGCCTACTCCAGCGTGGCCCTGCTCCTAGTGTTGGCCGCCATTGGACTGTTCTGGTACATGCAGCATGCTCTGAGGCCACTCGACCAGGCGGTCGCCACGGTCTCCCGGCTGGCCGATGGCGATCTCAGCATTTCTTTCGAGACGAATCGCCAGGACGAAGTGGGTCGGTTGATGCGCGCCATGCAAACCATGGTCGAGCGCATTCGGGACATCGTCGGCCATCTTCACTCCGCCAGCGGCGATCTCCACCACTCGGCCGGCGACATGGCGCGTCTCGCCGCAACCAGCAAGATTCAGTTCGATCGTCAGAAGGCCGAGACCGGGCATGTGGATCTCGCCGTCACCCAGATGGCCAGCTCCGCCCAGGAGGTCGCCACGCACACCACGCGCGCCGTTGGGGCGACGACCGAGGCGCGCCAGCGGATCGAACACAGCCGCCAGATTCTCGAACGGACCAGCGACATCATTGGGGTACTGGCGGTCGAGATCGATCAGGCCGCGAGCGTGGTGCTTGGTCTGGCGGATCGCAGCCAGGCCGTCGGCAACGTCCTGGACGTCATCCGCACGATCGCCAGCCAGACCAATCTGCTGGCCCTAAACGCCTCCATCGAGGCGGCGCGGGCCGGCGAACATGGCCGCGGTTTCGCCGTCGTCGCCGACGAAGTCCGCCAACTGGCAACCCGCACCCACCATTCGATTCAAGAGATCGAAACCATGATCGGCGCGCTGCAAAGCAGCTCGAAAGAGGCCGTCGGCGTGATCCACGCCAACCGCGATCGGGCCAAGCAAAGCGTGGACCATTATGGTCAGGCCGTGCTAAACCTCGACGCCTTCTCCGAATCGGTCGGCATCCTGACCGACATGACGCACCAGATCGCCAGCGCCGCCGAGGAGCAGAGCCGGATGGCCGAGGAAATCGCGGCCTCCATCAACCAGATCAGCCTGCTGGCGCAGGAACATGCCGATGCCGCCGAGACTGGATTCGACCAGAGCGCGCACCTGAACGTCCTGTCCGACGCACTCCGGGAGCGCGTCGCCTATTTTCGAATCCATTGA
- the lapB gene encoding lipopolysaccharide assembly protein LapB, translated as MIELLFLLLPVAAASGWWLSRRDSRAKCDGLGPAHPDFLRGLNYLLEEQPDKAIDLFLKLAEVNGETVETHLALGSLFRRRGEVDRAIRIHQNLVERKNLSAERRGYALFELGQDYMCAGLLDRAEVLFQELVELDLHRKRALHALRDIYQRERDWAKCLEVAERLRPMTEQPMAVEIAHYHCELAEDARRKDDRETAQRQLLLAQQVDPNGVRAAMLEGHAALDDGDPQRAVILFLRVADRGAAYVAEILPSLIDALRRSGRDEVPELLGDLARRHPSSPLILSLAEVLEQARDAETALDLLTEYLSRHADLAALERLLDLLAQEADATRQNRLRVALNVTRHLLARHPVYQCEQCGFQARSLHWQCPSCKSWGTVLPVQPEPIVAPEISPERRFA; from the coding sequence ATGATCGAACTTCTTTTTTTGTTGTTACCGGTCGCGGCGGCCTCTGGCTGGTGGCTATCGCGGCGCGATTCGCGGGCCAAATGCGACGGGCTGGGACCGGCCCATCCGGATTTTCTGCGCGGACTGAATTATCTGCTGGAGGAACAGCCCGACAAGGCGATCGATCTGTTTCTGAAGCTTGCCGAAGTGAATGGCGAGACGGTAGAGACCCATCTGGCGCTGGGCAGTCTGTTTCGTCGTCGCGGCGAGGTGGATCGCGCGATTCGCATTCATCAGAACCTGGTCGAGCGCAAAAATCTCAGCGCCGAGCGTCGCGGTTACGCGCTGTTCGAGCTGGGTCAGGATTACATGTGCGCGGGGCTGCTGGACCGGGCCGAGGTGCTGTTTCAGGAACTGGTCGAACTCGACTTGCATCGCAAGCGGGCACTCCATGCCCTGCGGGATATCTATCAGCGCGAGCGCGACTGGGCCAAATGCCTGGAGGTCGCGGAGCGGCTCAGGCCAATGACCGAGCAACCCATGGCGGTCGAGATCGCTCACTATCATTGCGAACTCGCCGAAGACGCGCGGCGCAAGGATGACCGGGAAACCGCGCAGCGGCAGTTGCTGCTGGCCCAGCAGGTCGATCCCAACGGCGTGCGTGCGGCGATGCTGGAGGGGCACGCGGCGCTGGACGACGGCGATCCGCAACGGGCCGTGATCCTGTTTCTGCGCGTGGCCGATCGGGGGGCCGCGTATGTTGCCGAGATTCTGCCTTCGCTCATCGACGCCCTGCGGCGCTCGGGTCGGGATGAGGTTCCCGAACTGCTCGGGGATCTGGCTCGCCGTCATCCGAGTTCGCCCCTGATCCTGAGCCTCGCCGAGGTCTTGGAGCAGGCGCGCGACGCCGAGACCGCCCTCGATCTCTTGACCGAGTATCTTTCCCGCCATGCGGATCTGGCGGCGCTCGAACGTCTGCTCGACCTCCTGGCCCAGGAGGCGGATGCAACTCGCCAGAACCGCCTGCGGGTTGCGCTGAACGTGACGCGACACCTGCTGGCTCGCCACCCCGTCTATCAATGCGAACAGTGCGGCTTCCAGGCGCGCTCGTTGCATTGGCAGTGTCCCAGTTGTAAAAGCTGGGGGACGGTCCTGCCGGTGCAGCCCGAGCCCATCGTCGCCCCTGAAATATCGCCGGAACGCCGGTTCGCTTGA
- a CDS encoding GGDEF domain-containing protein, translated as MDASAHMTVDRNDAWETSGIAANRTHVSSTHQEIFFARARETLAYALQPIVNIHTGSVYGHEALLRGVTELGFLDVFGLLDHAWNHGFAGALDSLLRDLAIARFAQLPNAGRYRLFFNLDPRLLDLDRPEITSELLRRHGLGSETICLELSENASLTASPQVAELIDAYRRHRFHLAIDDFGSGYAGLRLLYEHPPDLLKIDRFFISGIADDHRKGLFVANTVQLAHVMGISVVAEGVETEAEFLACKDAGCDLVQGYLIARPQLDIDALRPSYEQVIEINRRDRRESHGDLALIQNGLERIPPLSVSASVKAMFEAFRLTKVHQVIPVLDGAERPLGLIHEVDIKEYIYSIYGRELIVNPAFSRSLRDFARPCPAVDTHVSAERLLEAFSAAINPAGLIVTQDDRYLGFISATSLLQLVEQKNLAAARDQNPLSKLPGNIPIHEYVSRILDERDSTWHLVYFDFDNFKAFNDHYGFRLGDRAILMFAELLQKHLGTGAWFIGHIGGDDFFAGTQNAPTHQVIGQMRDLLGKFGADVQSLYDPEDRRRGHLRARDRFGEERDMPLMRCSAAVIEIRPGEDFVSVDSLSRIIAAMKHQAKASSSGLVFRHDPDPRGSALTLPEESPPPPGMSQNRQTLSVK; from the coding sequence ATGGATGCGAGCGCACACATGACGGTCGACCGCAACGACGCCTGGGAGACGTCTGGAATCGCGGCGAACCGGACGCACGTCTCTTCCACCCACCAGGAAATCTTCTTCGCGCGCGCACGTGAGACGCTGGCGTACGCATTGCAGCCCATCGTCAATATTCATACCGGAAGCGTCTATGGCCACGAGGCGTTGCTGCGGGGAGTGACCGAACTCGGCTTCCTGGATGTCTTCGGTTTGCTCGACCATGCCTGGAATCACGGCTTCGCCGGCGCCTTGGACAGTCTGCTGCGCGACCTGGCGATCGCGCGCTTCGCGCAACTGCCGAATGCCGGACGTTACCGTCTCTTTTTCAATCTCGATCCGCGGCTCCTGGATCTGGATCGCCCGGAGATCACCAGCGAACTGCTGCGCCGGCATGGCCTGGGTTCCGAGACCATCTGTCTGGAGCTGTCCGAAAATGCCAGCCTGACCGCATCGCCGCAAGTCGCCGAGCTGATCGACGCCTATCGACGCCACCGTTTTCATCTCGCCATCGACGACTTCGGCAGCGGCTACGCGGGTCTGCGCCTGCTCTACGAGCATCCGCCCGATCTGCTCAAGATCGACCGTTTTTTCATCAGCGGCATCGCCGACGATCACCGCAAAGGTCTGTTCGTCGCCAACACGGTCCAACTCGCGCATGTCATGGGAATCAGCGTGGTCGCCGAGGGTGTCGAGACCGAAGCGGAATTTCTCGCGTGCAAAGACGCCGGTTGCGATCTGGTCCAGGGATATCTGATCGCCCGCCCGCAACTGGACATCGACGCGCTGCGGCCCAGCTACGAACAGGTCATCGAGATCAACCGGCGCGACCGGCGCGAGTCGCACGGCGATCTGGCCCTGATCCAGAACGGTCTGGAACGCATTCCGCCGCTCTCGGTCAGCGCCAGCGTCAAGGCCATGTTCGAGGCGTTTCGTCTGACCAAGGTCCACCAGGTCATTCCGGTGCTGGATGGCGCCGAACGCCCGTTGGGTCTGATCCACGAGGTCGACATCAAGGAGTACATCTATTCCATCTACGGGCGCGAACTCATCGTCAACCCGGCGTTCAGCCGTTCGCTGCGGGATTTTGCCCGACCCTGTCCGGCGGTCGACACCCATGTCTCCGCCGAGCGGCTGCTGGAGGCATTTTCAGCCGCGATCAATCCGGCCGGACTGATCGTCACGCAGGATGACCGCTATCTGGGATTCATCTCGGCCACCTCGCTGCTGCAACTTGTCGAGCAGAAGAATCTCGCCGCGGCGCGCGATCAGAACCCACTGTCCAAGCTTCCCGGCAACATCCCCATCCACGAATACGTCTCGCGCATCCTCGACGAGCGCGACAGCACCTGGCATCTGGTCTATTTCGATTTCGACAACTTCAAGGCATTCAACGACCACTACGGTTTTCGCCTGGGCGACCGCGCCATCCTGATGTTCGCCGAACTCCTTCAGAAACATCTGGGCACCGGCGCCTGGTTTATCGGACACATCGGCGGCGACGACTTCTTTGCCGGAACCCAAAACGCCCCAACCCACCAGGTCATTGGCCAGATGCGCGATCTGCTCGGGAAATTCGGCGCCGACGTGCAAAGTCTCTATGATCCCGAGGATCGCCGCCGCGGACACCTGCGCGCCCGCGACCGCTTCGGCGAGGAGCGCGACATGCCCTTGATGCGCTGCAGCGCGGCCGTGATCGAGATCCGTCCCGGCGAGGACTTCGTCAGCGTCGACAGTCTGAGCCGGATCATCGCCGCGATGAAACATCAGGCCAAGGCGAGCAGTTCCGGTCTGGTCTTTCGCCATGACCCCGACCCGCGCGGATCCGCCCTCACCCTTCCGGAAGAATCGCCCCCGCCTCCAGGGATGTCACAAAATCGTCAAACCTTGTCGGTAAAGTGA
- a CDS encoding HAD family hydrolase, protein MYNDEQLVILDADGTTIDAFDAIAETFARLGMDLGDLETFQKRRHLFKYLGGVKVFPKNLSRQIGKRKRGTLIATLTEVYREEAQLFPGIAALMQRLIAAPQIKVGVVTRNITDRPEETLRCLFARHGIETDALDFLVHVPLSQEKTACFRTVREQFGINPARTYACGDERKDFRAAIGSGMHPFMVSYGFENYRHLTDKAGIPEELISRTPEELCQRILHALDLEHTCCKTRLLS, encoded by the coding sequence ATGTATAACGATGAGCAATTAGTCATTCTGGACGCCGACGGCACCACCATCGACGCCTTCGACGCCATTGCGGAAACCTTCGCTCGACTCGGAATGGATCTGGGCGATCTGGAAACCTTTCAAAAACGCCGGCATCTCTTCAAATATCTGGGAGGCGTCAAGGTCTTTCCCAAAAACCTGAGCCGACAGATCGGCAAACGCAAACGCGGCACGCTCATCGCCACGCTGACCGAGGTCTATCGGGAGGAAGCCCAACTGTTTCCAGGCATCGCCGCCTTGATGCAGCGTCTTATCGCGGCGCCGCAGATCAAGGTGGGCGTCGTCACCCGCAACATCACCGACCGCCCAGAGGAAACGCTTCGGTGCCTGTTCGCGCGCCACGGCATCGAGACGGACGCGCTGGACTTTCTCGTCCATGTCCCGCTGTCCCAAGAGAAAACCGCTTGTTTTCGCACCGTCCGCGAGCAGTTCGGCATCAATCCCGCCAGAACCTATGCCTGCGGCGACGAACGCAAGGACTTCCGCGCCGCCATCGGTTCCGGAATGCACCCCTTCATGGTGTCCTACGGCTTCGAAAATTATCGGCATCTTACCGATAAGGCCGGTATCCCGGAGGAACTGATCTCGCGCACGCCCGAGGAATTGTGTCAGCGCATCCTCCACGCACTGGACCTTGAACACACCTGCTGCAAAACCCGGCTGCTTTCATAA
- a CDS encoding NAD(P)H-binding protein has product MKVAVIGGTGFVGFHLVRHLIAAGHLPRLLVRPGSEGKIERIADCEIVHGHVGDSATLTDCLAGADAVIYLIGILREFPARGITFEALQHQGVVDTIAAAQATGVGRFLLMSANGIRADGTPYQCTKYQAELALKASVLRWTIFRPSVIFGDPQGRMEFCSQLKKDIIDSPLPAPLFFKGLLPTGAGTFELAPVSVEDVAKAFVIALAEPRTESQTYSLCGPQRYTWKAILSTIAAASGKTKLMAPAPALAVQAVAGVFDRYSWFPISRDQIQMLMEGNVCTENDSFARLGLTPTPFGVDQLQYL; this is encoded by the coding sequence ATGAAAGTTGCAGTGATTGGCGGTACCGGATTCGTTGGCTTCCACCTCGTGCGGCATTTGATCGCCGCCGGTCATCTTCCGCGGCTGCTGGTGCGACCAGGCAGCGAGGGCAAGATCGAGCGGATCGCCGACTGCGAGATCGTTCACGGGCATGTCGGGGATTCCGCGACCTTGACCGATTGTCTCGCCGGCGCCGATGCCGTGATCTATCTGATTGGCATCCTGCGCGAGTTTCCCGCGCGCGGCATCACCTTCGAGGCGCTTCAGCACCAGGGCGTGGTCGACACCATCGCCGCCGCGCAGGCGACCGGCGTGGGGCGTTTCCTGCTGATGAGCGCGAACGGGATTCGCGCCGACGGCACGCCCTATCAGTGCACCAAATATCAGGCCGAACTGGCGCTCAAGGCGTCGGTGCTGCGCTGGACCATCTTCCGGCCCTCGGTGATCTTCGGCGATCCTCAGGGGCGCATGGAATTCTGTTCGCAGCTCAAGAAGGACATCATCGACAGCCCACTGCCGGCGCCGCTCTTTTTCAAGGGCCTGCTGCCCACCGGCGCCGGCACATTCGAGCTGGCGCCGGTCAGCGTCGAGGATGTGGCCAAGGCTTTCGTGATTGCCCTGGCCGAGCCGCGCACCGAGTCCCAGACCTATAGCCTGTGCGGTCCCCAGCGGTACACCTGGAAGGCGATCCTGAGCACCATCGCCGCCGCGTCCGGCAAGACCAAACTCATGGCGCCGGCTCCGGCGCTGGCGGTTCAGGCCGTGGCCGGCGTCTTCGATCGGTATTCCTGGTTCCCGATCTCGCGCGATCAGATCCAGATGCTGATGGAAGGCAACGTCTGCACCGAGAACGACAGTTTCGCGCGGCTGGGGCTGACGCCCACGCCGTTTGGAGTCGATCAATTACAGTATCTCTAA
- a CDS encoding ABC transporter transmembrane domain-containing protein, whose protein sequence is MRHEPSDSINRPGTRKLGSLMRLLRFTRPYVRHLAAAVVALLIAAGSVLAFGQVIRVVVDSGLGTGSAEALNRSLLLFLGVVVLTAASVMARSYLLNWIGERVVADIRKAVFDRVLELDVGFFEVTRAGEVISRLTSDTALLQVVVGSTLAMALRTSLLMLGGLAMLAVTSPGLTGLVLIGLPAVIGPAWFLGRRVRKLSRSSQDRIADVGAYVDEVIHGIRTVQAFCHEPLDRRHYGDQVESAFNVALSRSLTSAVLSGTATLLTFGAIGVVLWIGGHQVLAGTLSGGELSAFLFYAVVVAGAVGSLSDLIGQLLRGAGASERLMELLEIRPAILPPAEPESLPLPPRGQIEFQGVRFVYPARPETPALSDLTLTVEPGERLALVGPSGAGKTTLFQLLLRFYDPSAGVIRFDGVDIRHLDPKDLRGRLSLVPQDPVIFGADAWENIRYGMESASDADVRRAAEAAHAVEFLDRLPKGFDTYLGERGVRLSGGERQRIAIARTILRNPTLLLLDEATSALDAESERLVQDALETLMQGRTSIVIAHRLATVRNADRILVLDQGRIVASGRHEQLMSQGGLYARLASLQFQEPEAIVRPRLRAAAN, encoded by the coding sequence ATGCGCCACGAACCTTCCGACTCGATCAACCGGCCCGGTACCCGCAAGCTGGGATCCCTGATGCGCCTGCTGCGCTTCACCCGACCCTATGTCCGCCATCTGGCCGCCGCCGTGGTGGCGTTGCTGATCGCCGCCGGCTCCGTGCTGGCCTTCGGACAGGTGATCCGGGTGGTGGTGGACTCCGGGTTGGGCACCGGGTCGGCGGAGGCGCTGAACCGCTCGCTGCTGCTGTTTCTGGGCGTGGTGGTGCTGACGGCGGCCTCGGTGATGGCGCGCTCCTATCTGCTCAACTGGATCGGCGAGCGGGTGGTCGCGGATATCCGCAAGGCGGTCTTCGATCGGGTTCTCGAACTGGACGTGGGCTTTTTCGAGGTCACCCGCGCGGGCGAGGTGATCTCGCGCCTGACCAGCGATACCGCGCTGCTGCAGGTGGTGGTGGGCTCGACGCTGGCGATGGCGCTACGCACCTCCCTTTTGATGCTGGGCGGTCTGGCGATGCTGGCGGTGACCAGTCCGGGGCTGACCGGATTGGTGCTGATCGGTCTGCCGGCGGTCATCGGTCCGGCCTGGTTTCTGGGACGGCGGGTGCGCAAGCTCTCGCGCTCCAGTCAGGATCGCATCGCCGATGTCGGGGCCTACGTGGACGAGGTTATCCACGGCATTCGCACCGTGCAGGCCTTCTGTCACGAACCGCTCGACCGCCGGCACTATGGCGATCAGGTCGAGTCGGCCTTCAACGTCGCGCTGAGCCGCTCGCTGACCAGCGCCGTGCTGTCAGGTACGGCCACGCTCTTGACCTTCGGCGCCATTGGCGTGGTGCTGTGGATCGGCGGGCATCAGGTGCTGGCCGGCACGCTCAGCGGCGGCGAACTCTCCGCCTTTCTGTTTTATGCCGTGGTGGTCGCCGGCGCGGTCGGGTCGCTGAGCGATCTGATCGGTCAGTTGTTGCGGGGGGCCGGCGCCAGCGAGCGTCTGATGGAACTGCTGGAGATTCGCCCGGCGATCCTGCCGCCCGCGGAACCGGAGTCGCTGCCCCTGCCGCCGCGCGGACAGATCGAATTCCAGGGGGTGCGATTCGTTTATCCGGCGCGTCCCGAAACGCCGGCTCTGTCGGATCTGACCTTGACCGTCGAGCCGGGCGAACGGCTCGCGCTGGTCGGCCCCTCGGGCGCGGGCAAGACCACGCTCTTTCAACTGCTGCTGCGGTTCTATGACCCCTCGGCGGGCGTCATTCGGTTCGATGGTGTCGACATCCGCCATCTGGACCCCAAGGATCTGCGCGGGCGTCTCTCGCTGGTACCGCAGGATCCGGTCATCTTCGGGGCCGATGCCTGGGAGAACATCCGTTATGGAATGGAATCGGCCAGCGATGCCGACGTGCGCCGCGCCGCCGAGGCCGCGCACGCGGTCGAATTCCTGGATCGTCTGCCTAAGGGTTTCGATACCTATCTGGGCGAACGCGGGGTGCGGCTCTCGGGCGGGGAGCGTCAGCGGATTGCGATCGCGCGCACCATCCTGCGCAATCCCACGCTGCTGCTGCTCGACGAGGCGACCAGCGCGCTCGACGCCGAAAGCGAGCGACTGGTTCAGGATGCGCTGGAAACGCTGATGCAGGGCCGCACCAGCATCGTCATCGCCCATCGACTGGCGACCGTGCGTAACGCCGATCGGATTTTGGTGCTTGACCAGGGACGCATCGTCGCCTCCGGCCGTCACGAGCAACTCATGTCCCAGGGCGGACTCTATGCGCGCCTCGCCTCGCTGCAGTTTCAGGAGCCCGAGGCGATCGTCAGACCGAGGTTGCGGGCGGCGGCGAATTAG
- a CDS encoding SDR family oxidoreductase, translated as MQHLKGKTVLITGAAGNLGRATARAFATHGARLALVGRDPQTLADAQQALGPDPETDIFAADLLQPSAVSAMVDQVIARFGQLHVVANLAGGFTMGPPVHETSDADWDFMMDLNARTVFNCVRATVPRLLDAGSGRIVNISARAATKGSGHMAPYCASKAAVIALTESLADELKHQGINVNCLLPGTLDTPQNRAAMPDQDFSTWVSLDALAEVVLFLASDASRAITGAAIPVYGRS; from the coding sequence GTGCAGCATCTCAAGGGCAAGACCGTCCTCATCACGGGCGCAGCGGGGAACCTCGGGCGCGCGACCGCCCGCGCTTTCGCGACGCATGGCGCCAGACTGGCACTGGTCGGTCGGGATCCGCAAACTCTCGCCGACGCGCAACAGGCACTCGGACCCGATCCCGAAACGGACATTTTCGCCGCGGATCTCTTGCAACCCTCGGCGGTTTCGGCGATGGTCGACCAGGTCATCGCGCGTTTCGGGCAATTGCATGTGGTCGCCAACCTCGCCGGCGGCTTCACCATGGGGCCGCCCGTCCATGAAACCAGCGACGCGGATTGGGATTTCATGATGGACCTGAACGCCCGGACGGTGTTCAATTGCGTCCGTGCCACGGTCCCCCGACTCCTGGACGCCGGCAGCGGGCGAATCGTTAACATCTCCGCCCGCGCCGCCACCAAGGGCAGCGGGCACATGGCCCCGTACTGCGCATCCAAGGCCGCGGTCATCGCCCTGACCGAAAGCCTGGCCGATGAACTCAAGCATCAGGGAATCAACGTGAACTGTCTCCTGCCCGGCACGCTCGACACGCCCCAGAACCGCGCGGCCATGCCCGATCAGGACTTTTCAACCTGGGTCTCGCTCGACGCGCTCGCCGAGGTCGTCCTCTTTCTCGCCTCGGATGCCTCCCGTGCTATCACGGGCGCGGCCATCCCCGTATACGGACGGAGTTGA
- the pyrF gene encoding orotidine-5'-phosphate decarboxylase, producing MSQSLTPSPRIIVALDFAAQSPALALVERLDPARCRLKVGKELFTRLGPAFVEALQRRGFEVFLDLKFHDIPNTVAAACEAAADLGVWMVNVHIAGGSRMLTETRERLSRMARPPLLIGVTVLTSLDETDLAAIGCPGTPRERVLALARLGQAAGLDGIVCSPLEAALARAALGREFLLVTPGVRPAGVSVGDQKRVMTPAEAVAAGADYLVIGRPITQAADPLATIVEIERELAGPPAIP from the coding sequence GTGTCTCAGTCTTTAACCCCGTCTCCGCGTATCATCGTCGCACTCGATTTTGCCGCCCAATCGCCCGCGCTTGCCCTGGTCGAACGACTCGACCCGGCGCGTTGCCGACTGAAAGTGGGTAAGGAACTCTTTACCCGCTTGGGGCCGGCATTCGTCGAAGCGCTTCAGCGGCGCGGTTTCGAGGTGTTTCTGGATCTCAAGTTCCATGACATCCCCAATACGGTCGCGGCGGCCTGCGAGGCTGCGGCCGACCTGGGCGTGTGGATGGTCAACGTGCATATCGCGGGCGGTTCGCGAATGCTGACGGAGACCCGCGAACGCCTGAGCCGGATGGCCCGTCCCCCCCTGCTGATCGGCGTCACGGTGCTGACCAGCCTGGACGAGACCGACCTGGCGGCGATCGGTTGTCCTGGCACGCCGCGCGAGCGGGTGCTGGCGCTGGCGCGTCTGGGGCAGGCCGCCGGGCTGGATGGGATCGTTTGCTCGCCGTTGGAAGCCGCCCTGGCGCGGGCGGCGCTGGGGCGTGAGTTTCTGTTGGTGACGCCCGGCGTCAGGCCCGCCGGGGTGTCCGTTGGCGATCAAAAGCGCGTCATGACGCCCGCCGAGGCGGTGGCCGCCGGGGCCGATTATCTGGTGATCGGGCGTCCGATCACCCAAGCGGCCGATCCGCTGGCCACCATCGTCGAGATCGAACGCGAGCTTGCGGGTCCGCCCGCAATCCCGTGA